Sequence from the Thermocoleostomius sinensis A174 genome:
AACCACAATTGCTGAGACAGCGGGTGTTTGCCCTCTCTGCCCGCGCCGCTCCTCTGCCGCAAACGGCGCCAAACACCTTAAAAACGATCGCCGCGCAACTGAGCCAAGAACTACAGCAAGAGATTTTTTCTGAACAAATTCGCACCGGGCTGTATGCTGATTTAGACGAAAACAAAATTTTGACACAGTTCGATGCCCCCAATCCTGAAGCCTTGCTGCATCGCTATAATTTGTCGCAGGTACAAGGAATTTTCTATCGTGCTAGTCAGATTTGCATCAATGCCCACCGCAATGATCCGGGTGAATATAAGCTACTGTTTCGCTACCTAAAACTCTTTGGACTGATGACCTACATTGAAGGGGATGCCGATCATGGCTTCACGATTTCGATCGATGGCCCTACCAGTTTATTCAAGCCCAGTACTCGTTATGGGCTTGACATTGCTAAGCTCATTCCAGCCTTACTGCACGTTTCCAAATGGAGCCTTGTGGCTGATTTACAACTACGCGATTCCTATAGCAAAACCAATAGAACGGGTCGTTTCACCTTGGATTCTCAGTGCAATTTGGTGACGCACTATCCCCCTGGTAAACCCTACGACAGCTTGTTGGAATCTGCTTTTGTCGATCGCTGGCAGTCCACAAAAACTGAATGGCGCTTAGAAAGGGAAGTCGATTTAATTCCCATTCCCGGCAGTGTCATGATTCCCGATTTCCGCGTAGTGCATCCTGATGGTCGATCGTTTTTGCTGGAAATTGTGGGCTACTGGCGACCGGAATATTTGCGCAAGAAATTTTCACAAGTGCGGCAGTCAGGATGCTCTAATTTAATTTTGGCGATTTCAGAACGCTTGAATTTGGAAAAAGCGGGTGTGCACGTTAGGAACTGCCCTGCTCAGGTGATTTGGTTCAAGGATAAGCTGTTACCGAAGGCGGTTCTGGCGGTGTTGGATGGGAAGTAGGGGAGAGGAAGTAGGAAGAGCGTTGCACAACTTGGAATGTATCCAAAGAGACTCCACGAAGGTGGCTGTAGACTTGACTACGGTATTAACGAGGGACATCCATCGGCTTTATCGTCTATCACTTTACCAATCAACTGGGTGGCCATTTCGACCCCTACAGGTTTACAGAACAAATAGCCTTGTGCCTGATCACAGTAAAGCGCCTTTAGTTGGACTAACTGTTTTTGGGTTTCGACTCCTTCTGCAATCACTTCCATGCCTAAATTCCATGCCAAGGTAATGATAGTCCGAACAATGGCCAGTTGTTCACCATCGGTATCAATCTTGCTGGTAAACGATCGATCAATCTTCAGGGTGTCGATGGGAAAGCGATGCAAATAACTAAGCGACGAATAGCCTGTGCCAAAATCATCAATGGCTAAACCAATACCTAGATCTTGTAATTGAGTCAGTGTCGTAATCGCTGCCTCGGCGTTTTCCATCAATACACTTTCAGTAATTTCAAGTTTTAGATAGCGGGCTTCTAGTTGCGTTTCCTGCAAAATTTGATGGATTTCATCAATCAATTGAGGAGTAAATTGTTTGCTCGATAAATTGACATTAATTGTGAGAGTCAGGTCTGGGTGCTGTTGACGCCACTGCTGCATTTGACGACAAGCTGCTTGTAATACCCAATGCCCAATGGGAACAATGAATCCAGTTTCTTCGGCGATCGCGATAAAGTCACCAGGAGCAACGATGCCACGTTTGGGATGCTGCCAACGCAATAGGGCTTCAAATCCAACAATCTGTTGATTTCTTAACGACACAATGGGCTGATAATGGAGTAACAGTTCCTGCCGTTCCACTGTTCGGCGCAAATCGGTTTCTAGCTGCAACATTGCCACGGCCTGCGTATGCATATTGATATTGAAGATTTCCGATCGCCCTCGCCCTTTTTCTTTGGCTCGATACATTGCTGTATCTGCATCTCGCAGTAATTCTTCAGGACGAGTGTAGCTCCGATTGCCATAGGCAATGCCAATACTGGCAGCCGTGAAGACTTCGTGACCTTCTAAGTTAAACGAGAGTGATAATTCTTTGTGAATTTTTTCTGCAAAAGCAATGACACTTAATTGACTGCTAATTTTTTCTAGCAGAATCACAAACTCATCTCCACCTAACCGTGCCAAGGTATCTGACGAACGTAAGCACTGAGACAACCGCTTGGTAATGGCAATCAACAACTGATCGCCTAGCATATGACCTAAACTATCGTTAATGACTTTAAAGCGATCGAGATCGATAAAAAGAATTGCAAACTGTCCTGATCCAGCTTGAGTACGTTGAATGGCATGACGCAAGCGCTCAATTAATAGTACCCGGTTAGGTAATCCAGTAAGCGTATCGTGTAGCGCATCATGCACTAACTTGGCTTCGGCTTGTTTCCAGGCTGTGACATCGGTTTGCGAACCGGCCACTCGACTCGGCTTTCCCAATGCATCTTGAACAGCGGCTCCTCGCGTCAGCATCCAACGATATCGCCCGTCTTGGTGCAAAATACGATATTCGGTTTCAAAATGAGTTGTTAGCCCACTGAGATGATCGCTGAGTTGTTGTTTAACCCACTGCAAATCTTGAGGATGAATGCGACCAATCCACTCTTCAATGCTGTTCTGAATTTCATGGTCTTGATAGCCCAACATTGCTTTCCAGCGAGAAGAGAAATAAACTTCATTGGTTTTTAAGTTCCAGTCCCAGATGCCATCATTAGCTCCTTTTACAGCTAGGGCATAGCGTTCTTCACTATCACGGAGGGCCGCTTCAGCACGGATGCGATCGGAAATATCAAACTGTAACCCAATGAAACTGATTAAGTTGCCGTACTCATCAAAGACCGGATTAATGGTCAGTTCATTCCAAAACGGCGTGCCATCTTTGCGATAGTTGAGAATGACGCAGGTGATCGGGCGAACGTGAGCAACGGCTTCGCGAATTTGCTGAATCACCCGTGGTTCACTATCGACGCCTTGAAGCAGGCGGCAATTTTGTCCCACAATTTCGCGGCTAGTATATCCAGTCAAGGTGGTGAAGGCAGCATTGATAAACATCACCGGATTATCCGGTTGCTTGGCATCCGTAATTACCACCCCTGTACTGATATTGGCAACAGCCAATGCCAATTGCTCTTTGTCTTGTAAAGCTTGACGTAGTTGACTCAGCGTATAGGAATGCTGAATGGCATATCGAATCGATCGTTCTAGAACCGAAGCTGTGATTTCCCCTTTCATCAGATAATCGGCGGCTCCGGCTTGCATAGCGGCTACATCAACCGGAGGATCGTCTTGCTCTGTCAGTAGAATCATTGGAGGTTGATTGCGTGGAACGTGATGAAACTGCTGCATGGCTTCGCGCAACAGATCAAGTCCGTTGTATGGCCCCAAGCGGTAATCAATTAAATAAACATCATGGTGACGTTGCGCAATTTCTGCCAGCGCTTGATCATAAGATAGAACCCAATCAAGCTGAAACGTTTCCCCTTTAATCTCAGAAAGCAGACTGTGCATGAGAACATAATCATCCTCATCCTCATCCACCAACAGTACTCTGATTACGGGATACAGCATAACCCCATGCACTCTATCGAATCGATTGAAATGGTTGGCAACTAAGGAATTTACCTAATTAGCGATCGGCGTTTGACGATTTAGCTGGTACCACAACTAACTGCAAGGGAACGAACTTGAAAACATTATTGAAGAGACAGCGCTTACCACCGTGAACTGAGATTTACTTATAGTTCCCTCAAATTCAACGAATGGCTAAGCTGTCTGAAAAAGAAAGCAGTCAACCACCTAATTGGAGTAGTTAATTGGGCAAAGTGAGTAGAGGTTGAAACGTGAAGATAGGGGGTATGGTTAGAAGGAATTGCAAGGAATTGACGTCACGAATTCAGCAATGTCTGAAAAGTCTGACCTGATTGATCCCATCAATTACTCGATCGCGGCTAGCGCTGCACAATAGGCTTGCACTTGGGCATCAATGCCTGTAATGGCTGTACCTACCACCACGGCATAGGCTCCTAGTTCGATCGCCCGTTGGGCCAGAGCCGGAGACGCAATACCACCTTCACAGATGACCGGAACGGTTAATGTCTGCACCATTTGCTGCAATAGATCAAATCCGGGGGGGGAATACGGTTGTGTTTGGGACGTATAGCCATACAGGGTTGTACCAACCAAATCAGCCCCTGCTTCTACGGCAGCGATCGCAGACTCTAGAGTATCCACATCAGCCATAACAGGTTTGCCTAATTGTTGGTGAATTTGAGCAATTAAGCCAGCAACAGTTTCTTCACCCGGTCGCGGCCTTGAGGTTGCATCGATGGCTATGATGTCGGCTCCGGCTTCGGCGATGGCTTTAGCATGGTGAAATTGGGGCGTAATGTAGACTTCAAAGCCAGGTATTTGTTGCTTCCATAACCCAATGATGGGAACATCAACCTGTTGCCGCACAGCTTGTACATGAATGGGGGTATCAATCCGAACGCCCACTGCTCCTCGTTTAACAGCCGTAAGGGCTAACGCTGCAATCATGGCTGGGTCATGCAGGGGAGAATCGACGGGCGCTTGACAAGAGACCACCAATCCTTGCTGTAAGGCTGCTATTGACACCGATCGCGTCGATCGTGATGGTGCCCACACGTCATCAAGACGGGAATTGTTAGCATGAGAATGCTTGGAATAGGAATTAAGCTCTGATTCCATTGCCATAATCGCTTGCCTTCTGCCTGGTGGAATGTCCAATGCTGCATAAACTAATGCTGCATAAAGTATCTGCCTTTAACATGCCTATAGATAGATACAATTGCACTCAAAAATTAATCAATACTTTATCAATCTTTGTCAAGATTGTTTGAGAAAACCAAACAGGCTAGGCGGAAGCGATGGCTTAATTCAGACTAGGAAAAAGCAAACTTGTTCATTGATGTGCGCTAAATAACATGACACAACTATTGGCAGGAGATACAGGCGGAACGAAGACAATCCTTCTACTAGCTGAAGCCGAGGAGACAGGTGACAAAATTCAATTGAAACCACTTTATGAATCTCGCTATGTAAGCGCCGAATTTCCTGATTTAGTGCCGATGGTGCGGTCGTTCCTAGAGTCTGCGGCTGAAGCGATCGGTCAAACCCCAGCGCCACACAAAGCTTGCTTTTCGATTGCAGGGCCGGTTGTGGATAATACCTGTACGCTCACAAACCTATCGTGGTTACTGGATGGCGATCGCATTCGCGACGATTTAGGCTTGAAGCAAGTGCGGTTGATGAATGATTTTGTAGCAGTTGGATATGGCATTGAAGGGCTGGCGCCAGAAGATGTACATACACTGCAAGCGGGTGAACCCAAGGCTGACGCTCCGATCGCCATTATTGGGGCAGGAACAGGACTAGGGCAAGGTTTCTTGATTCATCAAGACGGGCGCTATCGGGTATACCCGACTGAGGGCGGACATACTGACTTTGCGCCTCGTAACGAACTGGAATTTCAACTGCTGAAGTATCTACGAGACAAGCTCAGTATTAATCGAATCTCAGTGGAACGGGTGGTGTCTGGGATGGGCATTGTCGCTATCTATCAATTTCTGCGCGATCGACAAGTCACCGGCGAGTCGCCCGATATTGCAGAAGTAGTACGCACCTGGGAACGAGAGGCTGGCAAAACTGAGAAAACGGTTGATCCTGGGGCGGTGATTGGGACAGCGGCGGCTGAAGGACGCGATCGACTCTGCAAGGAAACGATGGAACTCTTTGCCGATTTGTATGGAGCAGAAGCTGGAAATTTAGCGCTGAAACTGTTGCCCTTTGGTGGGCTGTATATTGCAGGCGGAATTGCTGCCAAAAACCTGCCTCTACTAAAATCTGGGTGCTTTTTAAGAGCCATGTCAGATAAAGGCAGGATGCGACCCTTGATGGAGCGCATTCCTGTACACGTCATTCTGAATCAAAATGTGGGTCTGCTAGGAGCGGCTTTGAGTGCGGCACGGTTATAAAAGGTTATAAAAGGAAATTCTTCTAGGATGGCAAGGCCTCTCCTTTGAGGGGCTTCTCCCGTACAACAGGTGTAGTGTCTAAAGTTGTAGTGTCAATGGTATCCTTCGTTTCAGTGCGTTGTTTGAGAGTGGATCTATTTTGCTCAGCATTCTCGTGTTACATGGCCCCAATCTCAATCTGTTGGGCAAGCGTGAACCCGGCGTATATGGAATTGAAACCCTAGCGGACATCAACCAGTCCCTTGAAGGTGACGCTCGATCGCTCCAGGTGCAGCTTGTCACCTATCAATCCAACCACGAAGGCGCACTCGTTGATGCCATCCACGCAGCGCTTGGTACACATCAAGGCATTTTAATTAATCCCGGAGCCTATACCCACACCAGCGTGGCGATTCGCGATGCCATTGCTGCCGTGGACTTGCCCACCGTGGAAGTTCACCTCAGCAATGTCTATCGCCGTGAGTCGTTCCGCCACCATTCCTATATTGCCCCGGTGGCGATCGGGCAAATCAGCGGCTTTGGCTTAGAGAGCTATCGATTGGGGTTACGTGGATTGGTGCAGTATCTTAGACAGCAGAACGCCAAACGCTAGGAAACGGTCTAGTCGTTTGTATCTTGAGCTACAGCCTGCTTGCCAACCAGCGACTATTGATTAGGTAGTAATCAGGTTAGCCTGTATTATGACAGTCGTACTCGTATTCCGGTTGAAGCGTGCAATTTGAACAGTACAACCCCGGCGAATTTTACGATGAACTCTTCGTTGCTCAAGGAAAACCTCGCCCTGAGGCCGCCCTGCTGATCGATCGCATCAACTCCCTGTCGATCGAGGAACTTCAGCAACGACAAAAGGCTGCCCAGCAAGCACTGTTCAAACTGGGTGTCACGTTTAATGTTTATAGCGACGACCAAGGAACCGAGCGAATTCTTCCCTTTGACATCATTCCCCGCATTCTGCCAGCCCAGGAATGGGAACAGTTAGAGCGGGGACTGAAGCAGCGGATTCACGCCTTGAATTTGTTCCTGACCGATATTTACGGCGATCAAAAAATTATCCAAGATGGTGTGATTCCCG
This genomic interval carries:
- a CDS encoding DUF790 family protein, which encodes MLPTDLLIHRQNGEEIVPKYLPITQKSVAIAADLIHLFQQCHGKTQGELEQRLRELEGTSTDYRIKRGLAHLLRSETFSKFEIVSPLEPQLLRQRVFALSARAAPLPQTAPNTLKTIAAQLSQELQQEIFSEQIRTGLYADLDENKILTQFDAPNPEALLHRYNLSQVQGIFYRASQICINAHRNDPGEYKLLFRYLKLFGLMTYIEGDADHGFTISIDGPTSLFKPSTRYGLDIAKLIPALLHVSKWSLVADLQLRDSYSKTNRTGRFTLDSQCNLVTHYPPGKPYDSLLESAFVDRWQSTKTEWRLEREVDLIPIPGSVMIPDFRVVHPDGRSFLLEIVGYWRPEYLRKKFSQVRQSGCSNLILAISERLNLEKAGVHVRNCPAQVIWFKDKLLPKAVLAVLDGK
- a CDS encoding EAL domain-containing protein, whose amino-acid sequence is MLYPVIRVLLVDEDEDDYVLMHSLLSEIKGETFQLDWVLSYDQALAEIAQRHHDVYLIDYRLGPYNGLDLLREAMQQFHHVPRNQPPMILLTEQDDPPVDVAAMQAGAADYLMKGEITASVLERSIRYAIQHSYTLSQLRQALQDKEQLALAVANISTGVVITDAKQPDNPVMFINAAFTTLTGYTSREIVGQNCRLLQGVDSEPRVIQQIREAVAHVRPITCVILNYRKDGTPFWNELTINPVFDEYGNLISFIGLQFDISDRIRAEAALRDSEERYALAVKGANDGIWDWNLKTNEVYFSSRWKAMLGYQDHEIQNSIEEWIGRIHPQDLQWVKQQLSDHLSGLTTHFETEYRILHQDGRYRWMLTRGAAVQDALGKPSRVAGSQTDVTAWKQAEAKLVHDALHDTLTGLPNRVLLIERLRHAIQRTQAGSGQFAILFIDLDRFKVINDSLGHMLGDQLLIAITKRLSQCLRSSDTLARLGGDEFVILLEKISSQLSVIAFAEKIHKELSLSFNLEGHEVFTAASIGIAYGNRSYTRPEELLRDADTAMYRAKEKGRGRSEIFNINMHTQAVAMLQLETDLRRTVERQELLLHYQPIVSLRNQQIVGFEALLRWQHPKRGIVAPGDFIAIAEETGFIVPIGHWVLQAACRQMQQWRQQHPDLTLTINVNLSSKQFTPQLIDEIHQILQETQLEARYLKLEITESVLMENAEAAITTLTQLQDLGIGLAIDDFGTGYSSLSYLHRFPIDTLKIDRSFTSKIDTDGEQLAIVRTIITLAWNLGMEVIAEGVETQKQLVQLKALYCDQAQGYLFCKPVGVEMATQLIGKVIDDKADGCPSLIP
- a CDS encoding N-acetylmannosamine-6-phosphate 2-epimerase, with protein sequence MDIPPGRRQAIMAMESELNSYSKHSHANNSRLDDVWAPSRSTRSVSIAALQQGLVVSCQAPVDSPLHDPAMIAALALTAVKRGAVGVRIDTPIHVQAVRQQVDVPIIGLWKQQIPGFEVYITPQFHHAKAIAEAGADIIAIDATSRPRPGEETVAGLIAQIHQQLGKPVMADVDTLESAIAAVEAGADLVGTTLYGYTSQTQPYSPPGFDLLQQMVQTLTVPVICEGGIASPALAQRAIELGAYAVVVGTAITGIDAQVQAYCAALAAIE
- a CDS encoding glucokinase, producing MTQLLAGDTGGTKTILLLAEAEETGDKIQLKPLYESRYVSAEFPDLVPMVRSFLESAAEAIGQTPAPHKACFSIAGPVVDNTCTLTNLSWLLDGDRIRDDLGLKQVRLMNDFVAVGYGIEGLAPEDVHTLQAGEPKADAPIAIIGAGTGLGQGFLIHQDGRYRVYPTEGGHTDFAPRNELEFQLLKYLRDKLSINRISVERVVSGMGIVAIYQFLRDRQVTGESPDIAEVVRTWEREAGKTEKTVDPGAVIGTAAAEGRDRLCKETMELFADLYGAEAGNLALKLLPFGGLYIAGGIAAKNLPLLKSGCFLRAMSDKGRMRPLMERIPVHVILNQNVGLLGAALSAARL
- the aroQ gene encoding type II 3-dehydroquinate dehydratase, giving the protein MLSILVLHGPNLNLLGKREPGVYGIETLADINQSLEGDARSLQVQLVTYQSNHEGALVDAIHAALGTHQGILINPGAYTHTSVAIRDAIAAVDLPTVEVHLSNVYRRESFRHHSYIAPVAIGQISGFGLESYRLGLRGLVQYLRQQNAKR